The genomic stretch TGCCGCCACGTTTCTGCGCTTGGGATTTGTCGCGTTCGTTGCTGAGAAAATTCTCAAGGCAGGTGAGCAGGAACGTGCGGACCCGGCCTTTGGCCGGGTGGACCGTTTGCAGACCGTCGCGCGAAAGTAAATCCGCAAAAAATCCCTGAGTGAGGTCTTTTGCATCGGCAGGACTGCGTCCGCGCCGCCGGATGAAGGTGTAGAGTGGAGGCCAGTAGGTTGCGCAGAGTTGCTCCAAAGCTTGCTTTGCGTCGGGCGACCGCCGGTTCGCAGCGTCCAAGACCATGGTCCAGTGCGTGAGATCGAACCGAGCCTCCGTGGCGACAGGTGTTGTCTGACTTCCTTCAGACATGCTGATTCCTTTCGTCTGGATTTAACCTTAATTGAATGGTCAATGCAAGCCGCCATTGACGTGGTTTTCAGTGAAAAGGAACTAACTTGCTTAAGCGCCGTTGGACTTTAGTTTCCGTGCATGTCGCAACGAACTCTGACCCTCGGCCACTCGCCCGACCCCGATGACGCGTTTATGTTTTACGGGTTGGCGAAGGGCTTCATCCCGACGCGCGGCTTCAAGTTTGAGCACATTCTGCAGGATATCCAGACGCCCAACGAGCGGGCCACGCGTGGTGAATTGGACATCTCGGCCATCAGCATTCATTCCTACGCGTACGTCAGCGACCAGTATGCTTTGCTGCCGAGCGGTGCGAGCATGGGCGATGGT from Verrucomicrobiota bacterium encodes the following:
- a CDS encoding sigma-70 family RNA polymerase sigma factor, producing the protein MSEGSQTTPVATEARFDLTHWTMVLDAANRRSPDAKQALEQLCATYWPPLYTFIRRRGRSPADAKDLTQGFFADLLSRDGLQTVHPAKGRVRTFLLTCLENFLSNERDKSQAQKRGG